In a genomic window of Vigna angularis cultivar LongXiaoDou No.4 chromosome 6, ASM1680809v1, whole genome shotgun sequence:
- the LOC108343587 gene encoding uncharacterized protein LOC108343587 — protein MELAQHRVNENGLGEDSETSARVPLRDRRVYPGNPAGLVRKRAYIFDGTGNFYNKDWDLADLFQKEEKQLELREGRGKEFSWYHVELPKGNQKLSQSAEDLIGVFCPPLKLQDILSLVSNGPFCAHVDGALVFRVNSPGPPSSDFTFRIAARVSEHSVITVSLGRVPRLGFSRVGESLLSEIPSLESSSLRGQQEERGGIVIKEHVLEFLLTMNHSEEADNPVPRSVSNLVVHIIDTHVDQLQDLVTKLEMELDSVELDLDKGGYALKKQMLDDRRFPKLHINLQRLLQVIAHGEQVYLRVKEKCSSKKWFASDDLNSLEELIGRLRRMKENVGFIVNRVTAIQAGLDSWQSEQINRKLYYLSFLSIIFLPLSIVTGVFGMNVGGVPWTGQNAPELKDGFRNVILLCVAMLFLVLLCFIFPALYTRIAAAWRNKRALRRNWSLNRKSLLRRSLRMGDQDRGGYLRI, from the exons ATGGAACTAGCTCAGCATAGAGTTAACGAGAATGGGTTGGGCGAGGACAGTGAAACTTCTGCACGGGTTCCTCTCAGGGATCGCCGTGTCTACCCTGGCAATCCTGCAGGCTTGGTGAGGAAGAGGGCTTATATATTTGACGGCACCGGGAACTTTTATAACAAGGATTGGGATCTGGCAGACCTTTTTCAGAAAGAAGAGAAGCAACTGGAGTTACGGGAAGGTAGAGGGAAGGAGTTTTCTTGGTACCATGTGGAATTACCGAAAGGAAATCAGAAGTTGTCACAATCTGCAGAAGACCTGATTGGTGTTTTCTGCCCCCCATTGAAACTCCAAGACATTCTTTCACTTGTTAGCAACGGACCCTTTTGTGCACATGTAGATGGGGCGCTTGTCTTCCGTGTTAATTCGCCTGGTCCTCCCTCCAGTGACTTCACATTTAGGATTGCTGCTAGAGTTAGTGAACATTCAGTAATTACCGTGTCATTGGGACGTGTTCCCAGGTTAGGCTTCTCACGCGTGGGTGAATCTCTTCTATCAGAGATTCCTAGTCTTGAAAGTTCCTCTTTAAGAGGTCAGCAGGAGGAAAGAGGGGGGATAGTTATTAAGGAGCATGTTCTTGAATTCTTATTGACTATGAATCACTCTGAGGAAGCTGACAACCCTGTGCCCAGATCTGTCTCAAATCTTGTAGTTCACATAATTGACACACATGTAGATCAGCTTCAAGATCTTGTGACTAAGCTTGAGATGGAGTTGGACTCTGTGGAGCTGGACTTGGATAAAG GTGGTTATGCTCTGAAGAAACAAATGCTAGATGACAGAAGATTCCCCAAACTGCATATTAATTTGCAGCGTCTCTTGCAG GTGATTGCCCATGGAGAGCAAGTATATCTCCGAGTCAAAGAAAAATGTTCTTCAAAAAAATGGTTTGCCAGTGATGATCTTAACTCCCTCGAAGAACTAATTGGAAGGTTAAGGAGGATGAAGGAGAATGTAGGGTTTATAGTAAATCGTGTCACAGCAATTCAGGCCGGTTTAGACAGCTGGCAATCGGAGCAAATAAACAGGAAGCTGTATTATCTCTCTTTCCTTTCAATAATATTCCTCCCTTTGTCGATAGTAACAGGAG TCTTTGGCATGAATGTTGGAGGAGTTCCATGGACAGGTCAAAATGCCCCAGAGCTAAAAGATGGTTTTCGCAATGTCATCTTACTCTGCGTTGCAATGTTATTTCTTGTACTGCTCTGTTTCATTTTCCCGGCCCTTTATACTCGTATAGCTGCTGCATGGCGAAATAAGAGGGCTCTGAGAAGAAACTGGTCACTGAACAGGAAGTCATTGCTGAGGAGATCATTGAGAATGGGAGATCAAGACAGAGGAGGCTATCTGCGGATTTAA